In Candidatus Scalindua japonica, a single genomic region encodes these proteins:
- a CDS encoding SulP family inorganic anion transporter: protein MFNVYIQRQVNIKDDLLSGLTVALALVPEAVAFSFVAGVDPLVGLYAAFIVGLITAVGGGRPGMISGATGALAVVMIELVAKNGVEYLFAAVVLMGIIQITAGILRLGKYISLVPHPVMLGFVNGLAIVIFLSQLRHFKLSGEGNVLAWMQGETLYLMIGLVVATMVIIHFLPRLTRAVPAPLIAILVISAVVIGFNVDTLQVKDMASVAGGLPQFHIPMIPLNWHTLSVIWPYSLILAAIGLLESLMTLSLVDEITETRGQSNRECFGQGIANVVAGFFGTMGGCAMIGQSMINVNSGGRGRLSGISAAIFLLLCILFGSKYIEMIPLAALVGVMFMVVLSTFEWSCIRIVHKMPRADAFVLVLVSGVTVFTDLAIAVAAGVIVSALVFAWKSGKTIQLNLLVETPRLCVYGLSGPLFFGSVRKFLESFDPHKDPDNVVIDFRHSKVCDQSGLEAIKSLSDRYFNIGKRLHLKHLSDECRSFLKSMEVFVGVNVIKKPQFRMVQSHERLSLALPETEP from the coding sequence ATGTTTAACGTCTATATTCAAAGACAAGTTAATATAAAGGACGATTTGCTGTCCGGTCTTACTGTCGCGCTGGCATTAGTACCGGAGGCGGTTGCGTTTTCCTTTGTTGCCGGCGTCGATCCTCTGGTCGGTTTATATGCGGCCTTCATAGTAGGGCTTATCACTGCAGTAGGCGGAGGCAGGCCGGGGATGATCTCAGGCGCTACAGGTGCTCTGGCTGTAGTGATGATTGAACTTGTCGCGAAGAACGGAGTTGAATATCTATTTGCGGCGGTTGTATTGATGGGAATTATTCAGATAACCGCGGGGATTTTACGTCTGGGTAAGTATATCAGTCTGGTGCCTCATCCTGTTATGCTGGGGTTTGTCAATGGTCTTGCGATTGTAATTTTTCTCTCTCAGTTGAGACATTTTAAGTTGTCCGGTGAAGGGAATGTGTTGGCATGGATGCAGGGCGAAACGTTATATCTTATGATAGGGCTGGTTGTAGCGACAATGGTTATCATTCATTTTCTACCTCGGTTGACACGCGCGGTCCCAGCACCACTGATTGCTATTTTAGTGATTTCTGCAGTAGTGATTGGATTTAATGTAGATACGCTTCAGGTAAAAGACATGGCATCTGTTGCCGGAGGGTTGCCACAATTTCACATTCCCATGATTCCTCTGAACTGGCATACTCTGAGTGTCATCTGGCCCTATTCCCTTATTCTTGCGGCAATTGGTCTTCTGGAGTCTCTGATGACATTGTCACTGGTGGATGAAATAACAGAGACTCGCGGACAGAGCAACAGGGAGTGCTTTGGACAGGGTATCGCAAATGTAGTTGCAGGTTTCTTTGGTACAATGGGAGGATGTGCCATGATAGGACAAAGCATGATAAATGTAAATTCCGGTGGTCGGGGCAGGTTATCCGGTATTTCTGCCGCGATTTTTCTTCTTTTGTGTATTCTATTTGGGTCGAAGTATATTGAAATGATCCCACTTGCCGCATTGGTAGGGGTTATGTTTATGGTTGTTTTGAGTACTTTCGAATGGTCATGCATCCGTATTGTTCACAAGATGCCACGTGCCGACGCGTTCGTATTAGTCCTCGTCTCGGGTGTAACGGTGTTTACCGATCTTGCGATTGCGGTGGCTGCGGGTGTTATCGTTTCCGCGTTGGTTTTTGCGTGGAAAAGCGGAAAGACTATCCAACTGAATTTACTCGTAGAAACGCCAAGGTTATGTGTATATGGACTGTCTGGTCCATTGTTTTTCGGATCAGTGCGAAAATTTCTTGAATCTTTTGATCCGCATAAGGACCCGGATAATGTAGTCATAGATTTCAGGCATTCAAAGGTGTGCGACCAGTCAGGGCTTGAAGCGATCAAATCACTCTCAGATCGATATTTTAATATAGGTAAACGGCTACACCTGAAACATCTCAGCGATGAATGCCGAAGCTTCCTGAAAAGTATGGAAGTATTTGTCGGTGTAAATGTTATCAAAAAACCACAATTCCGCATGGTACAAAGTCATGAACGGTTGAGTCTGGCGCTGCCGGAGACCGAGCCGTAA
- a CDS encoding class I SAM-dependent methyltransferase, which produces MEEHNKDIVASQYEKWVYPEPVKDLAEERAKGRADATSVRMVHLMYWPDGSYLKRYNKKLDILIAGCGANAAARFAYEHPRSTVTGIDLSTASLKHEEFLKEKHGLTNLTLHQMRIESVSELGQEFDFIESSGVLHHLPDPQAGLASLKSVLKPDGVMALMLYGLYGRAGTYMLQSLFHQLGFEQGDEDVQSVKQALQDLHPQHLAHHYIDNNSDMRFDAGIVDSFLHGMDRPYTVQDCLEFVEHGGMVFRGWINRYDYYPEGQIPESSPLFSRIQSLPEEDIWKVMELLHSQIRMHLFYVGKKEVLPESYIIDFDGPRFPDIIPHQRIHEFTAADPAADKPAMITRKPYPPVSLNESQTGIFHLFNGKNTVKEIVSNCGVRETEENLTLFIRNFLLSLWRMGHVYIQIPEV; this is translated from the coding sequence ATGGAAGAACATAACAAGGACATTGTTGCCAGCCAGTACGAAAAGTGGGTCTATCCGGAACCTGTCAAAGATCTGGCAGAAGAGAGGGCTAAGGGAAGGGCTGATGCTACAAGTGTCCGAATGGTACATTTGATGTATTGGCCTGACGGTAGCTATTTAAAACGTTACAACAAAAAGCTTGATATTCTTATAGCGGGTTGTGGTGCCAATGCGGCGGCAAGATTTGCTTATGAACATCCGAGATCTACTGTTACAGGAATTGATCTCAGCACTGCCAGTCTGAAACATGAAGAGTTTCTCAAAGAGAAGCATGGTTTAACTAACCTGACTCTGCATCAGATGCGTATAGAATCGGTATCTGAACTTGGTCAGGAATTTGATTTTATAGAATCCTCCGGTGTGCTGCATCACCTGCCGGACCCACAGGCCGGTCTTGCTTCACTTAAAAGCGTTCTGAAGCCTGATGGCGTCATGGCGCTTATGCTTTATGGTCTTTACGGCCGTGCCGGAACGTATATGCTTCAATCTCTTTTTCACCAGCTGGGATTTGAACAGGGAGATGAAGATGTTCAGTCGGTTAAGCAGGCCTTGCAGGATCTGCATCCGCAACATCTCGCACATCACTACATAGATAATAACAGCGACATGAGGTTTGATGCCGGAATAGTAGACTCTTTTCTGCATGGGATGGACAGGCCGTATACCGTCCAGGATTGCCTGGAATTTGTTGAACATGGGGGGATGGTATTTCGAGGCTGGATTAACAGATATGATTACTATCCTGAAGGTCAGATTCCGGAGAGCAGCCCTCTTTTCTCACGAATACAATCCTTGCCGGAAGAAGATATCTGGAAGGTAATGGAGCTTCTTCACAGCCAGATCCGAATGCATCTGTTTTATGTCGGTAAAAAAGAGGTCCTGCCTGAATCATACATCATTGACTTTGACGGACCACGGTTTCCTGATATTATTCCTCACCAGCGTATACATGAATTTACCGCTGCTGATCCTGCGGCAGACAAACCTGCCATGATCACTCGTAAGCCTTATCCACCGGTTTCACTCAACGAAAGTCAGACAGGAATATTTCATCTGTTTAACGGCAAAAATACCGTTAAGGAAATCGTATCAAATTGTGGAGTAAGAGAGACGGAAGAAAACCTGACTCTTTTTATCCGCAACTTCCTCCTGAGCCTGTGGCGCATGGGACACGTGTATATTCAGATTCCGGAAGTATAG
- a CDS encoding efflux RND transporter permease subunit: protein MKIVEFSITRRVTVVMLMTTLVIFGLISYKRLPINLLPDISYPTLTVRTEYLGAAPSEIENIISKPIEDAVSVISDVVRVSSRSRSDVSEVVVEFAWKTNMDFASMDVREKLDLIDLPDDAERPVLMRFDPSLDPVMRLSLYGGEDLILLRILAEDELKPVLEGLSVESGITGAESVGGVAAVRVSGGLEEEIHVDLERSRLANLGIPISQVVERLSEENINLTAGNIKEGEVEYIVRTFNEFRQVEEINEIVIDFKDSVAIKVKDIGSVSKSHKERDVITRVNGKESVEVAIFKEADANTVTVARLVKGRLGGIEKKLRKFSDSIRLDITFDQSKFIESSIKEVISTALWGGVLAVIVLFLFLRSIKSTLIIGLAIPISIISTFFFMYISGVSLNIMSLGGLALGIGMLVDNAIVVLESIDRYHKSGQNSIESARKGASEVGRAVIASTLTTICVFIPIIFVKGIAGQLFNDQALTVTYSLLISLIVAITLIPTLSSVSIRRRRSEGVQKKEQQDSAVGGSSLPSKILHILLYPLIFVFDAVFSRVTKAYPVILGFALSNKLSVLVVAFSILCGSWWLFINLGKELIPELSQGEFSINIRKPTGTPLAATLIAVKEIEEVVSNDPEIEKIYTISGSTSQAGGTIAEERENVGEINISLREKSNRRLEEDVMARLRERLKPLPAVEYKFLRPTYFSYATPIEVEIKGYNLNVIERLSESVMDEMEEVEGLADIKSTIEEGIPEVQIIFDRQKLSQLGLNLNTIANNVRDTVLGNVSTEFSKRDRKIDIRVRARKKDIGSVEDLENLVVNPEGERPILLASVAAITVKKSPGEIRRLNQERVAIVSANLVGRDLRSSVTDIEDKILNIRTPDGYEICVSGQSREMLVAFSSMTFAILLAVFLVYIVMASQFESLLNPLVILFTIPFAMVGVAMALFITAKPVSVIVLIGVVMLAGIVVNNAIILVDCINSRINEGMPRREAIIEGGKIRLRPIMMTTTTTILGLLPLALGMGEGAELRMPMGITVIGGLLFSTLLTLILIPVVYDIVEKIKESVWKGQLYGRT from the coding sequence ATGAAGATTGTTGAATTTTCAATAACAAGACGGGTTACTGTTGTAATGTTGATGACCACTCTCGTTATCTTCGGATTAATATCTTATAAGCGACTGCCAATAAACCTGCTGCCGGATATTTCATACCCGACACTTACAGTGCGCACCGAGTATCTCGGAGCGGCCCCCAGTGAAATTGAGAATATTATTTCAAAGCCGATTGAAGACGCGGTGAGTGTGATTTCGGATGTTGTACGTGTAAGTTCCAGATCCAGGTCGGATGTCTCTGAAGTGGTAGTTGAGTTCGCGTGGAAAACCAATATGGACTTTGCTTCGATGGATGTACGTGAGAAGTTGGATCTGATAGACTTGCCTGACGATGCCGAAAGACCTGTACTTATGCGTTTTGACCCATCTCTTGACCCTGTTATGAGGCTATCTCTTTATGGTGGTGAGGACCTCATTTTACTTCGTATTCTGGCCGAAGATGAACTCAAACCGGTACTAGAGGGTTTGTCGGTAGAGAGTGGAATAACAGGAGCAGAGAGTGTCGGTGGTGTTGCTGCTGTAAGAGTGAGTGGTGGGCTTGAAGAGGAGATACATGTTGACCTGGAGAGGTCCAGGTTAGCAAACCTGGGTATACCGATTTCACAGGTTGTTGAGCGTCTCAGTGAAGAGAATATCAACCTTACCGCCGGGAACATTAAGGAGGGGGAGGTTGAATATATCGTAAGGACATTTAATGAGTTCAGGCAGGTGGAAGAGATAAATGAGATTGTCATCGATTTTAAAGACAGTGTTGCTATTAAGGTAAAAGATATTGGAAGTGTAAGCAAAAGTCATAAAGAACGTGATGTGATAACCAGAGTAAACGGAAAAGAGAGCGTTGAAGTTGCTATATTTAAGGAAGCTGACGCAAATACAGTGACAGTAGCTAGATTAGTTAAGGGGCGTTTGGGTGGAATAGAAAAAAAGCTGAGAAAGTTTTCAGATTCAATTAGATTGGATATAACATTCGACCAATCCAAATTTATTGAAAGTTCAATAAAAGAGGTAATTTCCACCGCTCTCTGGGGTGGTGTTTTGGCCGTAATAGTCCTCTTCTTATTTCTCAGAAGTATCAAAAGTACGTTGATTATCGGACTTGCAATTCCTATTTCCATTATATCTACATTCTTCTTCATGTATATATCCGGAGTATCGTTGAATATAATGTCATTAGGTGGTCTGGCTCTTGGCATCGGGATGCTTGTGGATAATGCGATAGTTGTACTGGAAAGTATAGACAGGTATCATAAAAGTGGGCAGAATTCAATTGAATCTGCCAGGAAGGGTGCGAGTGAAGTTGGCAGGGCCGTAATTGCTTCTACTCTTACAACTATATGTGTCTTTATTCCCATAATTTTTGTTAAAGGTATAGCCGGTCAATTGTTCAATGATCAGGCGCTCACCGTTACCTACTCACTCCTGATCTCACTTATTGTTGCTATTACGCTGATTCCGACGCTGTCATCCGTGAGTATCAGGCGAAGAAGGAGTGAAGGTGTTCAAAAAAAAGAACAACAAGATTCTGCTGTGGGCGGCTCTTCCCTGCCATCAAAAATTCTTCATATACTACTCTACCCATTGATCTTCGTGTTTGACGCTGTTTTCAGCAGGGTTACAAAGGCTTATCCGGTGATCCTGGGTTTTGCGCTATCAAATAAATTATCAGTGCTTGTTGTTGCGTTTTCAATACTTTGTGGTTCGTGGTGGCTGTTTATAAATCTGGGCAAGGAGCTTATACCGGAACTGAGCCAGGGTGAGTTTTCTATCAATATTCGAAAACCAACCGGCACTCCACTCGCCGCTACGTTGATTGCCGTTAAGGAGATTGAAGAAGTAGTAAGTAATGATCCGGAGATAGAGAAAATATACACGATATCCGGATCGACCAGTCAAGCGGGTGGGACTATAGCAGAGGAGAGGGAGAATGTTGGAGAAATTAATATAAGTTTGAGAGAGAAATCTAATCGCAGGTTGGAGGAAGATGTAATGGCCAGATTGAGAGAAAGGTTGAAGCCGCTTCCGGCAGTCGAGTATAAATTCCTGCGACCGACCTATTTCAGTTATGCAACGCCGATTGAAGTCGAGATAAAGGGTTATAACCTTAATGTAATTGAAAGGTTATCAGAATCGGTTATGGATGAAATGGAAGAGGTAGAAGGGCTTGCGGATATTAAGTCTACGATAGAGGAGGGGATACCGGAAGTTCAAATTATTTTTGACAGACAAAAACTGTCACAACTTGGATTAAATTTAAACACAATTGCCAATAATGTCCGTGATACTGTTCTTGGCAATGTCAGCACAGAATTTTCTAAAAGAGACAGAAAGATTGATATCCGGGTACGTGCCAGGAAAAAAGATATTGGAAGTGTAGAAGATTTGGAAAATTTAGTAGTAAACCCTGAAGGTGAGAGGCCAATTCTTCTGGCTTCAGTTGCAGCTATTACTGTTAAGAAAAGCCCAGGTGAAATAAGACGTCTTAATCAGGAACGCGTTGCCATAGTGTCCGCAAATCTTGTTGGCAGGGATTTGCGTAGCTCAGTAACTGACATAGAGGATAAGATTTTGAATATAAGGACTCCTGATGGTTATGAGATATGTGTAAGTGGTCAGAGCCGTGAGATGCTTGTGGCATTTTCCAGCATGACCTTTGCAATACTCCTTGCAGTATTTCTGGTTTATATCGTAATGGCGTCACAATTTGAATCACTCCTTAATCCTTTAGTAATATTGTTTACTATACCATTTGCCATGGTTGGTGTGGCAATGGCATTGTTTATAACTGCAAAACCGGTAAGCGTCATAGTATTGATAGGCGTTGTTATGCTGGCAGGTATTGTTGTAAATAATGCGATTATTCTTGTTGATTGCATTAACTCCCGCATCAATGAGGGAATGCCAAGACGTGAAGCTATTATCGAGGGGGGCAAGATACGGCTACGTCCGATAATGATGACGACCACCACTACCATACTTGGGTTACTGCCATTGGCGTTGGGTATGGGAGAAGGTGCGGAGCTCAGGATGCCTATGGGTATTACAGTAATAGGTGGATTACTTTTCTCCACACTCCTTACCCTCATACTGATACCCGTAGTATATGACATTGTTGAAAAGATTAAGGAGTCGGTCTGGAAAGGTCAATTGTATGGAAGAACATAA
- a CDS encoding antitoxin — MKTAKLFMNGRSQAVRLPKSCRLDGTEVFIKKTAEGILLIPKDQSVWETWEQNLQKYNDSFMEERNQPTSQQKRKEIDALFD, encoded by the coding sequence ATGAAAACCGCAAAACTATTTATGAATGGACGAAGTCAGGCCGTAAGACTTCCCAAATCCTGTCGATTAGATGGAACGGAGGTGTTTATTAAGAAAACAGCCGAAGGGATACTCCTGATTCCAAAAGACCAATCAGTATGGGAAACCTGGGAGCAAAATCTTCAAAAATATAATGACTCTTTTATGGAAGAAAGAAATCAACCAACCAGCCAGCAAAAAAGAAAAGAGATAGATGCGTTATTTGATTGA
- a CDS encoding secondary thiamine-phosphate synthase enzyme YjbQ: protein MKSYRKELSFNVTKRREFINITPEVNSCLKQSGIREGLVLVNAMHITASVFINDDESGLHYDYEEWLEKLAPHEPLSQYRHNNTGEDNGDAHLKRQVMGREVVVAITEGRLDFGPWEQIFYGEFDGRRRKRVLVKIIGE, encoded by the coding sequence ATGAAAAGCTATCGAAAAGAGTTATCGTTTAACGTTACAAAGAGAAGGGAGTTTATAAACATTACTCCTGAAGTAAATTCCTGTCTCAAACAGAGCGGTATACGAGAAGGGCTCGTCCTGGTTAATGCCATGCATATTACCGCTTCTGTCTTTATAAATGACGATGAATCCGGCCTTCATTACGATTATGAGGAGTGGCTGGAAAAGCTGGCGCCTCACGAGCCACTTTCACAATACCGTCATAACAATACGGGAGAGGATAATGGAGACGCGCACCTCAAGCGTCAGGTTATGGGTCGTGAAGTCGTTGTCGCCATCACCGAAGGCAGATTAGACTTTGGGCCATGGGAACAGATATTCTATGGAGAGTTTGATGGCAGACGGAGAAAGAGGGTCCTGGTGAAAATTATTGGTGAATAA
- the vapC gene encoding type II toxin-antitoxin system tRNA(fMet)-specific endonuclease VapC, translating into MRYLIDTNICIYLMNQRPLHLIQKLKQFPIGDIGISSITLAELQYGVSKSKKKEKNQTRLNEFLIPFEILPFDERHTITYGEIRSQLEKTGKIIGPLDLLIAAHSLTEQLVLITNNDKEFKRVKGLNIENWTK; encoded by the coding sequence ATGCGTTATTTGATTGATACTAATATTTGTATTTATCTCATGAACCAAAGGCCACTCCACTTGATTCAAAAATTAAAACAATTTCCTATTGGAGATATAGGAATTTCATCAATTACACTTGCAGAACTCCAATATGGTGTATCAAAGAGCAAAAAGAAAGAAAAAAATCAAACCCGATTAAATGAATTTCTCATTCCATTTGAAATATTGCCTTTTGATGAAAGGCATACCATTACTTATGGTGAAATACGTTCTCAACTTGAGAAGACAGGAAAAATTATTGGCCCGTTGGATTTATTGATAGCAGCACATTCTTTAACCGAACAGCTAGTGTTAATTACAAATAACGATAAAGAATTTAAACGGGTAAAAGGACTAAATATAGAAAATTGGACAAAATAA
- a CDS encoding PASTA domain-containing protein codes for MALKTDTDGDGVTDGIDINPCKGGNIIDCDDNCKDIPNPTQEDLDNDGVGDVCEIIIVPDVIGLSEADAEAAITGVGLIVGAKTPGLNENEKYDKVVSQNPAPGTEVFGSTQVDIEFSVVLIIVVPDVTGMEQGEAEETITGSDLTVGTVTIGYSEVVPKDHVISQYPLAGTIAEVGDTVSLVISAVSEIRTVPLLEGQCQIDAIETILSEAELVLGTIDTQYSDTVPADCVISQDPGPGTEVTVGSEVHITISIGQAPVAVPVVTELTLSEAQEVINAARLVIGSVSTAMSNTIPVGQIMGQTPVGGTEVTVGSAVDLVISYDTNYEDGKGWRRKGFDPGGTSNYPFDASPNPGGLNLLWQKPDLNNSVVLTSDLNGDEVLDIVASDGTVLVAYDGQGIELWKQQTSPRLCYIGDIDGDLQPEVFVTYKDNENHLKVTYTIRMEHLIRPWIEDKADLIAI; via the coding sequence ATGGCATTGAAAACAGATACAGATGGTGACGGCGTCACTGATGGTATAGACATTAATCCATGCAAGGGTGGCAATATTATTGATTGCGATGATAACTGTAAAGACATACCCAATCCCACCCAGGAAGATCTGGATAATGATGGTGTTGGTGATGTGTGTGAAATAATTATTGTGCCTGATGTTATTGGCCTTTCTGAAGCTGATGCGGAAGCTGCTATTACAGGAGTTGGGCTTATAGTTGGTGCCAAAACACCTGGGCTAAATGAAAACGAAAAATATGATAAAGTTGTTAGTCAAAATCCCGCACCCGGAACAGAAGTGTTTGGCAGTACCCAGGTTGATATCGAATTTTCAGTAGTATTAATCATAGTTGTTCCTGATGTAACAGGAATGGAACAGGGTGAGGCGGAAGAGACCATTACTGGCAGTGATCTCACAGTGGGAACAGTAACTATTGGATACAGTGAAGTAGTCCCGAAAGACCATGTGATCAGCCAGTATCCTCTTGCGGGAACTATTGCGGAGGTGGGCGATACTGTTAGTCTTGTTATTTCTGCTGTCTCTGAGATAAGGACAGTACCTTTACTGGAAGGACAGTGTCAGATCGATGCGATTGAGACAATATTATCAGAAGCTGAGCTTGTTTTGGGAACAATAGATACGCAATATTCAGATACCGTTCCTGCTGATTGCGTGATATCTCAGGACCCGGGACCTGGTACTGAGGTTACAGTTGGCTCAGAAGTACATATAACGATTTCCATCGGCCAGGCGCCTGTTGCTGTGCCGGTAGTAACTGAGTTGACACTCTCAGAGGCACAAGAAGTAATTAATGCAGCGAGGCTTGTAATTGGAAGTGTAAGTACTGCAATGAGTAATACCATACCTGTTGGTCAAATTATGGGACAGACCCCCGTTGGTGGAACTGAAGTTACGGTAGGTAGCGCTGTGGATCTGGTAATCTCTTATGATACCAATTATGAAGATGGTAAAGGGTGGCGGCGTAAGGGGTTTGATCCTGGCGGTACATCTAATTATCCGTTTGATGCCAGTCCAAACCCTGGTGGGTTAAACCTGCTATGGCAAAAACCAGATCTGAACAACTCTGTTGTTCTGACATCAGATCTAAATGGTGATGAGGTCCTTGATATTGTTGCTTCGGATGGTACGGTACTGGTTGCTTATGACGGTCAAGGAATTGAATTATGGAAGCAACAGACTTCACCACGTCTCTGCTATATTGGAGATATTGATGGTGATTTGCAGCCAGAGGTCTTTGTCACTTATAAAGATAATGAAAATCATCTCAAAGTGACATATACAATTCGGATGGAACATTTGATAAGACCCTGGATAGAGGACAAAGCGGATTTGATAGCTATATGA
- a CDS encoding VCBS repeat-containing protein — MRRYCLEGHDSVYYTGIQHLYNVSTTGEMLSSWQGSANGWFPLGTVINDINNDGIKEIAMSAYDSETVSIIDSSSFTTTVEEYGIGRVIGSTDFDGDGKDEIIVHQSSSGDIRVLNGEDLSEIGKWNVGEFFPMKSNTDFLNRFAISDVTGNGKLELIIGSNNGIYALESSSVMPDLPPIQDLRARAKSGKVQILWTPVPGAEHYMIYRKNGNEDYELIKDEHFTDYCAYVDINLTNGVEYCYKVLYVNDKGQKSLVSNETCATPGARRRRRR; from the coding sequence TTGCGGAGGTACTGTTTAGAGGGGCATGACTCGGTATACTACACGGGTATACAACATTTATATAACGTTTCTACTACTGGTGAGATGCTTTCCTCCTGGCAAGGGTCAGCCAACGGATGGTTCCCTCTCGGGACTGTTATAAATGACATCAATAATGATGGCATTAAGGAGATAGCGATGTCTGCTTATGATAGTGAAACTGTATCAATAATTGATAGTTCCTCTTTTACGACAACAGTTGAAGAATATGGGATTGGGAGGGTCATTGGTTCTACAGATTTTGATGGAGACGGTAAAGATGAAATAATTGTTCACCAATCCAGCTCAGGTGATATCAGGGTGCTTAATGGAGAAGATCTGTCTGAGATCGGCAAATGGAATGTGGGAGAATTCTTTCCAATGAAATCTAACACTGATTTTCTTAACAGGTTCGCAATTTCTGATGTTACAGGTAACGGTAAGCTGGAACTTATTATTGGTTCTAATAACGGGATTTATGCTTTAGAGTCATCATCTGTAATGCCTGACCTGCCTCCTATCCAGGACCTGCGCGCGAGGGCTAAATCCGGCAAGGTCCAAATTCTCTGGACGCCGGTACCAGGAGCGGAACACTATATGATATACAGGAAGAATGGCAACGAAGATTATGAACTGATCAAGGATGAGCATTTTACCGACTATTGTGCCTATGTAGACATCAACCTTACAAATGGGGTTGAATATTGTTACAAAGTATTATATGTAAATGATAAAGGTCAGAAATCATTGGTTTCCAATGAGACATGTGCCACACCAGGAGCAAGAAGAAGACGAAGAAGATAA